Below is a genomic region from Prochlorococcus marinus str. MIT 0918.
GTAGGTGATTACATATATATTTATTATACAGGAAAAGCAAAAACTAATTTAAATGACTTTGAAGTTACTGATCCTTTATATACAAGGTTCATAAATAACTATGGCTTTAATATTGACGAATATGCTTTTGAAGAAGTTGTTGTTGATTTTAAATGTGATTGGGCAAGAATTATAGAAAATCACTTAGACATACTCCATCTATTCTGGGTACATGGAGAAACAATACCTGATAATGAAGTTAATAGAAAAGTTATTACAAGCTTTAATCAAGAAATAACAAAAGAGAGAGACCAAATAGAAAGTAAATATAAATATAAAGATAAAACTAAAGGAGAATTTATAAGAATAAAATTCTTACCACCTGGAAGAATAGTTATATATAAAGGTGAGCCAAAAGAAGCTAGGTATATACAAGTATTGGATCATATCCCTCTTTCTAAAAATCAAGCACGAGTAATTGTAAGACATTATAGGAAATTTATGAAGAATAAATTAATTACAGAGCTACTATTATTTAGAAAATTACAACATAGAGTTTTTTATAAAGTTTTTACCGAAGATTATATGATTTTGAGAACTCAAACATTTAATAACCAAATGGGTTACGTAGAAAAAGATAATGTTAAATTACTTGGAGAAGATAAAATGGTTCAATATTATTGGGATTGGTTTAAAAGTTCAAATATCAAGGATAATCCATGGGAAATACACCCAATAAACTCAGATACTAATTCAGTTCATCAAGATATAGCAATGCTTTATCCGCCTGCTAATAATAAGCTTCAAAAGAAAAATACTCAGAGTATAAAAATCAATCTATTAATTAGAATGCTTATACCAATTGGACTATTATTATTAATACTATAATGAATAATTATCAAAGACCTCCATGGTTAAACTGGCTCTATCTTTTTATATTTTTATTTTCTAGTTGGCAACTCTTTACAATGTGGAGTAGTAGGATTTGATAGAAAATGAATGGCTGAATGTAAAAAATTTAGTTCTTTATTTTAAAAACAAAAAGATACTTGACCAAATAACATTCAACTTATCAATAAAACAAAATACAGTTATTATTGGACCCAATGGTTCTGGGAAATCTACACTTATAAGAACTATTACTAAACACATTTATCCTAAATATCAAATAGATTCACATATTAAAATATTTGGAGAAGATAATATAAATATATGGAAATTACGTACTCACATTGGATTTTTAATAACAGAGATAGATTCTAGAATTAAAAATACTACTCTAGTAAAAGATGTTATTCTTTCCGGGTTCCAGGGTACATATGGACTAGTCAACTATAAACTTATAACAGCTGCTCATATAAAAGCATTAAATAATTTGTTATGTAAAATGAATCTTAATGGTATTAGTGATTATTATTCAGATTTATCCGATGGCCAAAAAAGAAGAGTATTAATTGCTAGAGCAATTGTAAACAAACCTAAGGTATTAATACTTGACGAGCCTACTAGTATGTTAGATATAAAATGTACATATGAACTTCTAGATAGTCTAAGTAAATTAGTTAAAGATGGTATTACATTGTTATATGTAACTAATAATATTCAAAATATAATACTAGAAACAGAAAGAGTTATTTTGATTAAAAAAGGAAAAATAATTGCAGATGGTGACCCAAATAAGATATTAACTTCAAAGAACCTTAGTTATTTATATGAATATGACCTTAATGTAGATTTCTTAAATGGATTCTGGCGAATATCCCCCTCAAAAGAATTTTCAAATTAATATAATGATAATAATAGCCAAAATAACTATTAAAATAAATGGTTGCTTCTTAAAATAAAACTTAGTAAAATTATGTGAATTTATAATATTACTATTTGAAATAGAAGAACAACCGCATATCGTACAAATAAGTCTGCCTCCCAATGCCCTATCTGCAATAAGTTTATTAGAACCACATCTTGTACATATTTTCATAATTTTGTAAATATAGTTAAACTAAATAAAGTCTTGAAGGAATTCAATAGGAGATGACATATTCTTGGAAAATCCTAAAAGAGATTTGCTTTTATAACAATAGAGTAATTTCATTTTGGAATCAATTATGAATGTTCCAGTTCTTTGAGTAAGATACGAATGGTCAAACATATAAATATCCCATTTTGATAGCACCTCTATCATATTCAATAGTCTTAAAGAAGCCAATTCAAACGGTCTAAGTTTACCCTTACGACCAATTAGATTAAACATACTAGTTTTTAATAAAAAATTATTTGGAAAGCTTATATATTCATTTTCATCAAATATTTGTGAAGAATTTTTGTCCCCAACATAACCTCTTAATACTTCTAATAGAGTACCTGGAGAAAATACACCTAAACACATTAATATAAGATTTAGTAAGGGATTAATTGGCAATTCAAGACCACCAGATATCTCTAATCTCTTATGAAATAAATTATTTTCTACAACAATTAGATATTCTTCTGGTAATTTTGTATATTTGCAAAATCTCCTTTTAGATAGCTCAGTACCAATACCTACTACAATAAGATTAATATTAGAATCTTTTATTTTTTTTATATAGGGTAACAAACACTGAACATATTCAAAACTATCGAAGTCTCCTAACAGACCTAAGACAACTAACAAAGTTTTTCTAGGTAAATAAGTTTTATTAAGTTCTTGTTTAAATATTTTATTTATTGAAAAATCCTTTTGCATGGTTAATTCCTCTTAAAAATTCATAAAAGCTAGAATCATTTCTTTTTAGATATTTGTCTTTTAACTTGAATTAACATAATTCTATCAAATTTAAAACATAAGAAGTATCAGATAAATACAATCGGATGTATAAAAACAACAATAGTACTAAGCAATGTGAATTCGTAATTATTAAATCTGAAACAGTCCAATAGTTTAATAGTGCCTTTTAATTTATTACTCTCGTGCAGACCTACGGGAACCCAAACGTTACCTACGCTTGGTATGCGGGCAACTCAGGGACGACGAACCGTTCAGGAAAATTCATCGCAGCTCATGCAGCTCATGCAGGTTTGATGATGTTCTGGGCAGGAGCTTTTACTCTCTTTGAACTCGCTCGTTACGACTCATCTTTACCGATGGGTAATCAAAACCTTATTTGCCTTCCACATCTAGCTGGTCTTGGCATTGGTGGAGTCTCAAATGGTGTTATTACAGAACCATACGGTTGTACTGTTATAGCTGTTTTACACTTGATTTTCTCTGGTGTACTTGGTGCAGGTGGCCTTTTACACTCAATGAGATATGAAGGAGATCTAGGCAATTATCCTGAAGGTTCAAGAGCTAAAAAGTTTGACTTTGAATGGGATGACCCAGACAGATTGACTTTTATTCTTGGTCATCACCTTATATTTCTAGGCCTTGGAAACATTCAATTTGTTGAATGGGCAAGAATTCATGGAATCTACGATGCTGCTCAAGGTGTTACTAGAACTGTTAATTACAATCTAGACCTTGGAATGATTTGGAATCACCAAGCTGACTTCTTAACAGTCAATAGCTTGGAAGACATTATGGGTGGACATGCTTTCTTAGCTTTCTTTTTGATAATTGGTGGTGCTTTCCATATTGCTACAAGACAATATGGTCAATACACCGAGTTCAAAGGAAAAGGGCTCCTATCAGCCGAATCAGTTCTTTCATACTCATTAGCTGGTGTGGCTTATTGCGCATTTGTTGCTGCTTTTTGGTGTGCCACCAATACAACTATTTACCCAACAGATCTTTATGGTGAGGTACTTAGTCTTAAATTTGAATTTGCACCTTATTTTGTAGATACTGCAGATCTACCAGCAGATGCCCATACAGCAAGAGCATGGCTTTCTAACGTTCACTTTTATTTAGGATTCTTTTTTCTTCAAGGTCATCTATGGCATGCGCTTAGAGGAATGGGATTCGACTTCAAACGAGTTGGAAAAGCCTTTGACAATATGGAAGATGTCAAGATCACTGCAGGTTAATTCATAAAAAGATATTGCTTTAAAGGACTATCTTTTACTTAAAAGCCTCTTTAGGAAAGAGGCTTTTTTTCTTATAAATAATTGTGCGCTAATAAAAACATTTTTTCTCATTAAACACACCATGACGTATAAAAAATCACATTATCTATGTTTTTTTTGTGAAATCTCTCAACTACCTCCTTGCTATTGAGAATCGGTTGCAAAAAGGATCTCTTGCAATGTATGTTGATAAGTATTCTCAATAGCAAGAGTTGTTTAATAAATGAACTACAGATTCCTGCCAGATGGACCTGTACCTAAAGTAAGATTGTCTGTCGGGCAAACTGTTCTAATTGATCCTTCAGCTCGTTCAGGAGGTTCATGCTTAGAAGTTATTGATGGAATTGCAAGGGTTTACTGCCCTTGTGAAGAAACCGAAGGAATGACACTTGCATTCCTTCAATCTGGAGACCAACTAAGAACTGATCGTTTATGTAGTGATGGTATATGTGTAGAAGCTCTTACTCAACTTTGCTTTAGAAGTGATACTGAATCAACAGAAGCTAATGGATTTGATTCTGTAAATGAATGGACATTGCAACTATTACGTATTAGACATTTAGGGAATGCTGAACAAAGACTTCAAGC
It encodes:
- a CDS encoding Rieske 2Fe-2S domain-containing protein, producing MNDEGVAQFKKLNLDNDSSTNNNLLERNNHEKLVSTSQKPSNQLKNGLLGWYAVCSTRELKDNKPYFFTMFNEPLVIYKDKENNLRCIKDLCPHRGASFIGGEVIDGELVCPYHGARFSSKGECTNLSRITCNHIVDDNYDNYASKIHLFQYICKEVGDYIYIYYTGKAKTNLNDFEVTDPLYTRFINNYGFNIDEYAFEEVVVDFKCDWARIIENHLDILHLFWVHGETIPDNEVNRKVITSFNQEITKERDQIESKYKYKDKTKGEFIRIKFLPPGRIVIYKGEPKEARYIQVLDHIPLSKNQARVIVRHYRKFMKNKLITELLLFRKLQHRVFYKVFTEDYMILRTQTFNNQMGYVEKDNVKLLGEDKMVQYYWDWFKSSNIKDNPWEIHPINSDTNSVHQDIAMLYPPANNKLQKKNTQSIKINLLIRMLIPIGLLLLIL
- a CDS encoding Crp/Fnr family transcriptional regulator; amino-acid sequence: MNYRFLPDGPVPKVRLSVGQTVLIDPSARSGGSCLEVIDGIARVYCPCEETEGMTLAFLQSGDQLRTDRLCSDGICVEALTQLCFRSDTESTEANGFDSVNEWTLQLLRIRHLGNAEQRLQALFALLVNRLGKRCGDWCQLPFRLTHERIGELIGSTRVTSTRLISRLRSADLLLAPSGETTLSLAPEFIEESPLSA
- a CDS encoding chlorophyll a/b binding light-harvesting protein codes for the protein MQTYGNPNVTYAWYAGNSGTTNRSGKFIAAHAAHAGLMMFWAGAFTLFELARYDSSLPMGNQNLICLPHLAGLGIGGVSNGVITEPYGCTVIAVLHLIFSGVLGAGGLLHSMRYEGDLGNYPEGSRAKKFDFEWDDPDRLTFILGHHLIFLGLGNIQFVEWARIHGIYDAAQGVTRTVNYNLDLGMIWNHQADFLTVNSLEDIMGGHAFLAFFLIIGGAFHIATRQYGQYTEFKGKGLLSAESVLSYSLAGVAYCAFVAAFWCATNTTIYPTDLYGEVLSLKFEFAPYFVDTADLPADAHTARAWLSNVHFYLGFFFLQGHLWHALRGMGFDFKRVGKAFDNMEDVKITAG
- a CDS encoding ABC transporter ATP-binding protein, translating into MIENEWLNVKNLVLYFKNKKILDQITFNLSIKQNTVIIGPNGSGKSTLIRTITKHIYPKYQIDSHIKIFGEDNINIWKLRTHIGFLITEIDSRIKNTTLVKDVILSGFQGTYGLVNYKLITAAHIKALNNLLCKMNLNGISDYYSDLSDGQKRRVLIARAIVNKPKVLILDEPTSMLDIKCTYELLDSLSKLVKDGITLLYVTNNIQNIILETERVILIKKGKIIADGDPNKILTSKNLSYLYEYDLNVDFLNGFWRISPSKEFSN
- a CDS encoding AhpC/TSA family protein, with product MQKDFSINKIFKQELNKTYLPRKTLLVVLGLLGDFDSFEYVQCLLPYIKKIKDSNINLIVVGIGTELSKRRFCKYTKLPEEYLIVVENNLFHKRLEISGGLELPINPLLNLILMCLGVFSPGTLLEVLRGYVGDKNSSQIFDENEYISFPNNFLLKTSMFNLIGRKGKLRPFELASLRLLNMIEVLSKWDIYMFDHSYLTQRTGTFIIDSKMKLLYCYKSKSLLGFSKNMSSPIEFLQDFI